In a single window of the Flavivirga spongiicola genome:
- a CDS encoding T9SS type A sorting domain-containing protein → MKKITQKIKVIVLIFTFLFLGISSAYSQWTQVGQDIDGEAAVDRSGRSVSISADGTIVAIGASSNGGNGTDSGHVRVYQNINGTWFQLGQDIDGPAASVFFGNEVSLSSNGLRLAVHAVRNTGVNINSGETTVYDFSGGNWVQVGTGILGAGNNDGNGTKIDISSDGLHVAIGSSTNSSFSGNVRVFSFNGTNWLQTGADFVGNAVDQLGRGVSLSANGSRLAIAIPGDDSLGSSLGSTRVYEYNGSAWIELGSGIAGELANDNPGGVSLSSDGNRVAMGASGNDGNGTISGHVRIFQYNGSDWVQMGSDINGETSGDSVGNPNTFSLSSDGLTVAIGAPSYDNSTGVTGYNIGHVRVFRYNGLDWIQQGNGIVGEAVQDEFGGAVSMSANGIVAVGAFNNDGSANLSGHVRVFEFPQSIWTGASQAFSLIDNSDWTQEANQDRITDNVWLTRANTGGIFNIAFETDYTSLVSPLDTEWAFGTTANIEALNFDTWENTISSDPQSMLNLDMVVHLLTDNIYIDIKFTSWTGNTLSKSGFTKSTSMQNGFSYQRSTNQALHVKMFVNENVLRLYPIPSSDFIKISGLTGIKNYAIYNILGTQLKSNNIKNNEPIDILDLTNGLYFIRIDNQKGIKFMKN, encoded by the coding sequence ATGAAAAAAATTACTCAAAAAATTAAAGTGATTGTTTTAATTTTTACTTTTCTATTCTTAGGTATTAGTAGTGCGTATTCTCAATGGACACAGGTTGGCCAAGATATTGATGGAGAAGCAGCTGTTGACCGTTCAGGACGATCAGTTTCTATATCTGCTGATGGAACAATTGTTGCCATAGGAGCATCCTCTAATGGCGGAAATGGAACCGATTCTGGTCATGTGCGGGTATATCAAAATATTAATGGGACTTGGTTTCAATTAGGTCAGGATATTGACGGTCCGGCTGCAAGTGTTTTTTTCGGAAACGAAGTATCCTTATCGTCCAATGGTTTAAGATTGGCAGTGCATGCCGTACGCAACACTGGAGTTAACATAAATTCTGGTGAAACAACAGTTTATGATTTCAGTGGCGGTAATTGGGTACAAGTAGGAACCGGTATTTTAGGAGCAGGAAACAATGATGGCAATGGTACAAAGATAGACATATCCTCAGACGGGTTGCATGTAGCCATCGGTTCCAGTACAAATAGTAGTTTTTCAGGGAATGTACGTGTGTTCTCTTTTAATGGTACAAATTGGTTACAAACCGGAGCGGATTTTGTTGGCAATGCAGTTGATCAATTAGGAAGAGGCGTTTCACTATCAGCTAATGGGTCGCGTTTGGCCATAGCTATTCCCGGTGATGATAGCTTAGGAAGCAGTTTGGGGAGTACCAGAGTTTATGAATATAATGGGAGTGCGTGGATTGAATTAGGATCAGGCATAGCAGGAGAACTTGCCAATGATAACCCTGGAGGTGTTTCATTATCTAGTGATGGTAATAGGGTAGCCATGGGAGCAAGTGGTAATGACGGTAATGGAACTATTTCTGGGCATGTAAGAATCTTTCAATATAATGGTAGTGATTGGGTACAAATGGGATCTGATATTAATGGTGAAACAAGCGGAGATAGTGTAGGTAATCCTAATACATTCTCTTTAAGCTCGGACGGTTTAACGGTGGCTATTGGAGCACCATCATATGATAATAGTACTGGCGTTACGGGTTATAATATTGGGCATGTTCGCGTTTTTAGATATAATGGACTTGATTGGATTCAACAGGGTAATGGTATAGTTGGAGAGGCTGTCCAGGATGAATTCGGTGGAGCTGTTTCAATGTCAGCTAATGGTATAGTCGCAGTTGGAGCTTTTAATAATGATGGAAGTGCCAATTTATCTGGTCATGTGAGAGTATTTGAATTTCCCCAATCAATATGGACAGGGGCTTCGCAAGCGTTTTCTTTAATTGATAATTCAGATTGGACTCAAGAAGCCAACCAAGACAGAATTACAGATAATGTATGGTTAACAAGAGCAAATACAGGAGGGATTTTCAATATTGCTTTTGAAACAGATTATACATCATTAGTAAGTCCATTAGATACTGAATGGGCTTTTGGAACAACAGCAAATATTGAAGCTCTTAATTTTGATACTTGGGAAAACACTATTAGTAGTGATCCGCAAAGTATGCTCAATTTAGATATGGTAGTTCATTTATTAACCGACAATATATATATAGATATAAAATTTACATCGTGGACAGGGAACACTTTAAGCAAAAGTGGATTTACAAAAAGTACATCGATGCAAAATGGGTTTTCATATCAACGTTCCACAAATCAAGCACTTCATGTAAAAATGTTTGTAAATGAAAATGTATTAAGATTATATCCTATTCCATCTTCAGATTTTATTAAAATTTCAGGTCTTACAGGAATTAAAAATTATGCTATTTATAATATTTTAGGAACTCAACTTAAGTCAAACAACATAAAAAATAATGAACCAATAGATATCTTGGACTTAACCAATGGACTATATTTTATTCGCATTGATAACCAAAAAGGTATAAAATTTATGAAAAATTAA